One Neisseria sp. Marseille-Q5346 genomic region harbors:
- a CDS encoding MFS transporter: protein MDILTRLHNLPPSRFHYKLLVLVGIGWLFDAMDTGLVSFVLPALGKDWALAPAQLGWIVSIAFVGMALGAVFSGWLADRFGRKTVFAGTMVVYSIATGLCALAPDLTVLLVCRFFVGIGLGGQLPVAVSLVSEYAPPKVRGRFIVLLESFWGLGWLSAALVSYFFIPQTGWHSAFLFGALPLFYVPLVLKFVPESVPYLLSRGKTNEAHHLVSALEIQSGITPPTEAIAAPAVPRERIRFIQLWQHPFARRTLMLWLVWFGIVFSYYGIFTWLPKLLVEQGNTVVKTFEYVLVMIVAQLPGYIAAAALVERIGRKATLAGFLAACAACAWFFGQSTTAAEVMIWGSLMSFFNLGAWGVLYTYTPELYPLRFRAFASGWAGAIGRVGGILAPMVVAAMVGNSGGFGNIFMMFALVMLLIVAVILVLGEETKGRTLEDISQ, encoded by the coding sequence ATGGATATTCTGACGCGGCTGCACAATCTGCCGCCCTCCCGCTTTCATTACAAACTTCTGGTCTTGGTCGGAATAGGCTGGCTGTTTGATGCCATGGATACCGGTTTGGTATCGTTTGTATTGCCGGCTTTGGGCAAAGATTGGGCGCTGGCTCCGGCGCAGTTGGGTTGGATTGTTAGCATTGCCTTTGTCGGCATGGCCTTGGGTGCGGTATTCAGCGGCTGGCTGGCGGATAGGTTCGGACGGAAAACCGTTTTTGCCGGCACGATGGTGGTGTACAGCATTGCCACAGGTTTGTGCGCGCTCGCGCCTGATTTGACGGTTTTGCTGGTGTGCCGCTTTTTTGTCGGCATCGGTTTGGGCGGTCAACTGCCCGTTGCCGTGTCGCTGGTCAGCGAATATGCGCCGCCGAAAGTACGCGGCCGTTTTATTGTGTTGCTGGAAAGCTTTTGGGGCTTAGGCTGGCTCTCAGCCGCGCTGGTGTCTTATTTCTTTATTCCGCAAACCGGCTGGCACAGCGCGTTTTTATTCGGCGCCTTGCCCCTGTTTTATGTGCCGTTGGTGTTGAAATTCGTTCCCGAATCCGTGCCTTACCTGCTTTCCCGCGGCAAAACCAACGAAGCGCACCATTTAGTATCCGCGTTGGAAATTCAATCGGGCATAACGCCGCCGACAGAAGCCATTGCCGCACCGGCCGTCCCGCGCGAACGCATCCGCTTCATCCAACTTTGGCAACATCCGTTTGCACGGCGTACGCTGATGCTGTGGCTGGTTTGGTTCGGCATCGTGTTTTCGTATTACGGCATTTTCACTTGGTTGCCCAAATTGCTGGTCGAGCAGGGCAATACCGTGGTCAAAACCTTTGAATATGTGCTGGTGATGATTGTTGCGCAACTGCCCGGCTATATTGCTGCCGCGGCTTTGGTGGAAAGAATCGGCCGCAAAGCAACGTTGGCAGGCTTTTTGGCCGCGTGCGCCGCATGCGCATGGTTTTTCGGGCAAAGCACCACTGCGGCCGAAGTCATGATTTGGGGCAGCCTGATGTCCTTCTTCAATTTGGGCGCATGGGGCGTTTTGTACACCTACACCCCCGAACTCTACCCCTTGCGCTTCCGTGCCTTCGCATCCGGCTGGGCAGGTGCCATTGGCCGCGTCGGCGGCATACTCGCCCCCATGGTAGTAGCGGCGATGGTGGGCAACAGCGGCGGCTTCGGCAATATCTTTATGATGTTTGCGCTGGTTATGCTGCTGATTGTGGCGGTAATCTTGGTATTGGGTGAGGAAACCAAAGGCCGTACGCTGGAAGACATCAGCCAATAA
- the adhE gene encoding bifunctional acetaldehyde-CoA/alcohol dehydrogenase: protein MNASADNVVSPAVAEVNSLVDKGLRALDEFLKLDQEQIDFIVAKASIAALDKHGVLAMHAVEETGRGVFEDKATKNLFACENVVRRLRDLKTVGVISENDVTGITEIADPVGVVCGIVPTTNPTSTTIFKSLIALKTRNPIIFSFHPSAQQCSAHAARIVRDAAIAAGAPENCIQWIEKPSMEGTSALMKHPGVATILATGGNAMVEAAYSCGKPALGVGAGNVPAYVEKTADIKQVAHDIVMSKSFDNGMVCASEQAVIADKEIYKELAEEFKSYGVYFANKKEKAMLEEFIFGVTANCASCGGAKLNSAVVGKPATWIAEQAGFKVPEKTNIIIAECREVGPNEPLTREKLSPVLAMIKADSTEQGLKFAEEMVAFDGLGHSAAIHTADEELVKTFGSRVKALRVIWNSPSTFGGIGDVYNAFLPSLTLGCGSYGKNAVGGNVSAVNLLNIKKVGRRRNNMQWFKVPAKIYFERDSIQYLQDMKDCEKVMIVTDRSMVDLGFVDKITHQLHQRKNKVTIQLFTDVEADPSVQTVYKGTDLMRSFQPDTIIALGGGSPMDAAKAMWLFYEQPQVDFEDLVQKFMDIRKRAFRFPELGRKAKFIGIPTTSGTGSEVTPFTVISDGDKKYPIADYSLTPTISIVDPAFTMTVPAGVTADTGLDVLTHAVEAYVSVLANDFTDGLALQAIKLVFQYLERSYKHGAADPEAREHMHNASTIAGMAFANAFLGINHSMAHKIGGKYHVPHGRANAILLPHVIRYNGTRPQKTATWPKYNYYKADLKYQEIARTLGLPCSTPAEGVESFARACHELAVNVGIKMSLKEQGIDEKTFLDGRKELAMMSFEDQCTPANPRLAMVADMEEILTKAYYGE from the coding sequence ATGAACGCATCAGCCGACAACGTCGTCAGCCCAGCCGTAGCCGAGGTAAACAGCCTGGTTGACAAGGGTTTACGGGCATTGGACGAGTTTCTTAAGCTCGATCAGGAGCAGATTGACTTCATTGTTGCCAAAGCCTCCATTGCCGCGCTGGACAAACATGGTGTGCTCGCCATGCACGCGGTGGAAGAAACGGGACGCGGCGTGTTTGAAGATAAGGCGACGAAAAACCTGTTTGCCTGCGAAAACGTCGTGCGCCGCCTGCGCGATTTGAAAACCGTGGGTGTCATCAGCGAAAACGATGTAACCGGTATTACTGAAATTGCCGATCCGGTCGGCGTGGTTTGCGGTATTGTGCCGACAACCAATCCGACTTCCACCACCATTTTCAAATCCTTGATTGCGCTGAAAACCCGCAATCCGATTATTTTCTCGTTCCATCCGTCCGCCCAGCAGTGTTCCGCCCATGCCGCGCGTATCGTGCGCGATGCGGCGATTGCGGCCGGTGCGCCGGAAAACTGTATCCAGTGGATTGAAAAGCCGTCTATGGAAGGCACTTCCGCGCTGATGAAGCATCCGGGCGTGGCAACGATTTTGGCGACCGGCGGCAATGCGATGGTAGAAGCCGCGTATTCTTGCGGCAAACCTGCACTCGGTGTCGGAGCGGGCAACGTACCTGCTTATGTTGAAAAAACGGCGGACATCAAACAGGTGGCACACGATATTGTGATGTCGAAATCTTTCGACAACGGCATGGTGTGCGCCAGCGAGCAAGCGGTGATTGCCGATAAAGAGATTTACAAAGAGTTGGCCGAAGAATTCAAATCTTACGGCGTGTACTTTGCCAACAAAAAAGAAAAAGCCATGCTCGAAGAGTTTATCTTCGGCGTAACGGCGAATTGCGCCAGCTGCGGCGGGGCGAAACTCAATTCTGCGGTAGTGGGCAAACCGGCAACATGGATTGCCGAACAGGCCGGGTTTAAAGTGCCTGAGAAAACCAACATCATCATCGCCGAATGCCGCGAAGTCGGCCCGAACGAGCCGCTGACTCGCGAAAAACTTTCACCTGTTTTGGCCATGATTAAGGCGGATTCGACCGAACAAGGTTTGAAGTTCGCCGAAGAAATGGTTGCCTTTGACGGCTTGGGACACTCCGCCGCCATCCATACCGCCGATGAAGAATTGGTCAAAACGTTCGGCTCCCGCGTCAAAGCGCTGCGCGTGATTTGGAATTCGCCTTCCACCTTCGGCGGCATCGGCGATGTGTACAACGCCTTCCTGCCTTCTCTGACCCTCGGTTGCGGCTCTTACGGTAAAAACGCCGTCGGCGGCAACGTCAGCGCAGTCAATCTGTTAAACATCAAAAAAGTAGGCCGTCGGAGAAACAACATGCAATGGTTCAAAGTGCCCGCCAAAATCTATTTTGAACGCGATTCCATCCAATATCTGCAAGACATGAAAGACTGCGAAAAAGTCATGATTGTGACCGACCGTTCGATGGTTGATCTGGGCTTTGTCGATAAAATCACCCACCAACTGCATCAACGCAAAAACAAAGTGACCATCCAGCTGTTTACCGACGTCGAAGCCGATCCGAGCGTCCAAACCGTCTATAAAGGCACGGATTTGATGCGCAGCTTCCAGCCCGACACAATCATCGCACTGGGCGGCGGTTCGCCAATGGACGCGGCCAAAGCCATGTGGCTCTTCTACGAGCAGCCGCAAGTCGATTTTGAAGACTTGGTGCAAAAATTCATGGACATCCGCAAACGCGCCTTCCGCTTCCCTGAATTGGGCCGCAAAGCCAAATTTATCGGCATCCCTACCACATCAGGCACAGGCTCCGAAGTAACACCGTTTACCGTCATCAGCGACGGCGACAAAAAATATCCGATTGCCGACTACTCGCTGACACCGACCATTTCGATTGTCGATCCTGCGTTTACCATGACCGTACCGGCAGGTGTAACCGCCGATACCGGTTTGGACGTACTGACCCACGCCGTAGAAGCATACGTTTCCGTACTGGCGAACGACTTTACAGACGGCCTCGCCCTGCAAGCCATTAAGCTCGTGTTCCAATATCTCGAACGCTCCTACAAACACGGTGCGGCCGATCCTGAAGCGCGCGAGCATATGCACAATGCCTCCACCATCGCAGGCATGGCGTTTGCCAATGCGTTCTTAGGCATCAACCACTCGATGGCACACAAAATCGGCGGCAAATATCACGTTCCGCACGGTCGTGCCAACGCCATCCTGCTGCCGCACGTCATCCGCTACAACGGCACGCGTCCGCAGAAAACCGCCACCTGGCCGAAGTACAACTACTACAAAGCCGATCTGAAATATCAGGAAATCGCCCGTACCTTAGGCCTGCCATGCAGCACACCGGCAGAAGGCGTCGAATCCTTCGCCCGCGCCTGCCATGAGCTGGCAGTCAACGTCGGCATCAAAATGTCGTTGAAAGAGCAGGGCATCGATGAGAAAACCTTCCTCGACGGCAGAAAAGAGCTGGCCATGATGTCTTTTGAAGACCAATGCACCCCGGCCAACCCACGCCTCGCCATGGTGGCCGATATGGAAGAAATCCTGACCAAAGCCTATTACGGCGAATAA
- a CDS encoding helix-turn-helix domain-containing protein, whose translation MKSEILKQFGKHVRHLRQLQDLSQEALAEKANMHRTYIGMIERGERNPALLNLIRLTSALDISLPELLRIMLMTETVIMNLTDSYGFFRKNAGRTLGDLKLEYQTRFPKFTSEMKINKGGVGQFIEKLIGLKNTNALTDFADGELKTNKADKDGAPLETMFISQISSNFDQLISDQISFEDSWIYQKIKNLLYVPICKVDNNPDQWYNRFQNGRRINIPCEFSIMI comes from the coding sequence ATGAAATCAGAAATTTTAAAACAATTTGGCAAACATGTTCGTCATTTAAGACAACTACAGGATTTAAGTCAGGAGGCATTGGCTGAAAAAGCGAATATGCACCGGACTTATATCGGAATGATAGAACGTGGAGAGCGTAACCCCGCCCTATTAAATCTTATTCGTTTGACTAGCGCATTAGATATTTCTTTACCTGAACTTTTAAGGATTATGTTAATGACGGAAACTGTGATAATGAATCTAACTGATTCGTATGGTTTTTTTAGAAAAAACGCCGGAAGAACGCTAGGAGATCTAAAACTTGAATATCAAACCAGATTTCCCAAGTTCACCTCTGAAATGAAGATAAATAAAGGCGGAGTAGGGCAGTTTATCGAGAAATTGATAGGACTTAAGAATACAAATGCTTTGACAGATTTTGCTGATGGTGAGCTGAAAACCAATAAAGCAGATAAAGATGGTGCGCCACTAGAGACTATGTTTATCTCGCAGATTTCCAGTAACTTTGATCAGTTAATCAGCGATCAGATAAGCTTTGAAGATAGTTGGATATACCAAAAAATTAAGAATTTGCTATATGTTCCTATCTGTAAAGTCGACAACAATCCTGACCAATGGTACAACCGTTTTCAGAATGGCAGAAGAATAAATATCCCTTGTGAATTCAGTATCATGATTTGA
- a CDS encoding DpnI domain-containing protein has product MNLFFDTELGKQQNKATHKIRVMSEAWLEKNGYCPCCGSRPMQRFTNNKPVADLFCPNCHEQYELKSKNQKTIGNSVPDGAYHTMLERIQSDTNPNFFFLAYKKADYSIQQLVLVPKHFITPDMIIPRNKGIKNRPHHIMCSINLVPLPESGKIFLIDNSRIIEPEIVLKKWQSNLFLRNQNTERKGWLLAIMKCIDQLPEEFTLSQMYEFENKLSIQFPQNNHIKDKIRQQLQILRDQNMIEFIGRGLYKKSINCA; this is encoded by the coding sequence ATGAATTTATTTTTCGATACCGAATTGGGAAAGCAACAAAATAAAGCAACCCACAAAATCCGTGTAATGAGCGAGGCTTGGCTAGAAAAAAACGGCTACTGCCCCTGTTGCGGAAGCAGGCCAATGCAGAGATTTACCAATAACAAACCTGTTGCAGACCTCTTTTGTCCAAACTGTCACGAGCAATATGAATTAAAGAGTAAAAATCAAAAAACTATAGGTAACAGTGTACCTGACGGTGCATATCACACCATGTTGGAGCGCATCCAGTCAGATACCAACCCCAACTTTTTCTTTCTTGCATATAAAAAAGCGGATTACTCCATACAGCAATTGGTGCTTGTACCTAAACATTTCATAACACCGGACATGATTATTCCCAGAAATAAAGGTATTAAAAACCGACCGCACCACATCATGTGTTCCATTAATCTTGTACCTTTACCTGAAAGCGGCAAAATATTCTTAATAGACAATTCCCGCATTATCGAACCCGAAATCGTTCTGAAAAAATGGCAATCCAATCTATTTTTACGCAACCAAAATACGGAACGCAAAGGCTGGCTTTTAGCTATTATGAAATGTATCGATCAACTCCCCGAAGAATTCACATTGTCACAAATGTATGAATTTGAAAACAAACTATCCATCCAATTTCCCCAAAACAACCATATCAAAGACAAAATCCGCCAACAATTGCAAATTTTGCGTGATCAAAATATGATCGAATTCATTGGTCGCGGACTTTACAAAAAATCAATAAATTGCGCCTAA
- the leuS gene encoding leucine--tRNA ligase produces the protein MQEQYQPAAIEPAAQKKWDDARIFNVSEDASKPKYYCLSMFPYPSGKLHMGHVRNYTIGDVLSRFKLLNGFNVMQPMGWDAFGMPAENAAMKNNVAPAAWTYDNIEYMKTQLKSLGFAIDWEREVATCKPEYYRWEQWLFTKLFEKGIVYRKNGTVNWDPVDQTVLANEQVIDGRGWRSGALIEKREIPMYYFKITDYAEELLNDLDKLEHWPEQVKTMQRNWIGKSRGMTVRFAVSDDSKHGLEGDYAKFLQVYTTRPDTLMGATYVAVAAEHPLATAAAADKPELQEFIAECKAGSVAEADMATMEKKGVPTGRYVVNPLNGDRLEVWIANYVLWGYGDGAVMAVPAHDERDFEFATKYNLPKKQVIAVGDNAFDANQWQEWYGDKENGILVNSGDLDGMNFQTAFDAIAAKLQSQDAGEPKTQYRLRDWGISRQRYWGCPIPIIHCEKCGDVPVPADQLPVVLPENVVPDGMGSPLAKMPKFYETTCPCCGGAAKRETDTMDTFMESSWYFFRYMSPKFAEGMVSAEATKYWGAVDQYIGGIEHAILHLLYARFFTKLMRDEGLVSVDEPFERLLTQGMVVCETYYRENDKGGKDWINPADVELTFDDKGRPVSAVLKADGLPVVISGTEKMSKSKNNGVDPQELINAYGADTARLFMMFAAPPEQSLEWSDSGVEGAHRFLRRLWRTVYEYLKQGEAVKAFAGSQDGLSKELKDLRHKLHSTITKVSDDYGRRQQFNTAIAAVMELLNQYDKTDTGGEQGRAVAQEVLETAVRLLWPIVPHICETLWSELNSAKLWEAGWPTVDEAALVKSEIEVMVQVNGKLRGKITVAADASKADLEAAALANEGAVKFMEGKPAKKIIVVPGRLVNIVV, from the coding sequence ATGCAAGAACAATATCAACCCGCCGCCATTGAGCCTGCGGCGCAGAAAAAATGGGATGACGCCCGTATTTTCAACGTCTCCGAAGACGCTTCCAAACCCAAATACTACTGCCTCTCCATGTTCCCCTACCCCAGCGGCAAGCTGCACATGGGGCATGTACGCAACTACACCATCGGCGACGTATTGAGCCGCTTCAAACTCTTAAACGGCTTCAACGTCATGCAGCCTATGGGTTGGGACGCGTTCGGTATGCCGGCGGAAAATGCGGCGATGAAAAACAACGTCGCCCCTGCCGCATGGACTTACGACAACATCGAATACATGAAAACCCAGCTCAAAAGCCTGGGTTTTGCGATTGACTGGGAGCGCGAAGTCGCCACCTGCAAACCCGAATACTACCGCTGGGAACAATGGCTGTTTACCAAGCTGTTTGAAAAAGGCATCGTCTACCGCAAAAACGGCACGGTAAACTGGGACCCCGTCGACCAAACCGTGCTTGCCAACGAGCAAGTCATCGACGGGCGCGGCTGGCGTTCGGGCGCGTTGATCGAAAAACGCGAAATCCCGATGTATTACTTCAAAATCACGGATTACGCCGAAGAACTGCTCAACGACTTGGACAAGCTGGAACACTGGCCGGAACAAGTCAAAACCATGCAGCGCAACTGGATCGGCAAATCTCGCGGTATGACCGTGCGCTTCGCCGTTTCAGACGACAGCAAACACGGTTTGGAAGGCGATTACGCGAAATTCCTGCAAGTTTATACCACCCGTCCCGACACGCTGATGGGCGCAACTTATGTTGCCGTTGCCGCCGAGCATCCGCTGGCAACCGCCGCAGCCGCCGACAAACCTGAATTGCAGGAATTTATCGCCGAATGCAAAGCCGGCTCGGTTGCCGAAGCCGATATGGCGACGATGGAGAAAAAAGGCGTGCCGACCGGCCGCTACGTCGTCAACCCGCTCAACGGCGACAGGCTGGAAGTGTGGATTGCCAACTATGTATTGTGGGGCTACGGCGACGGCGCAGTGATGGCTGTTCCGGCGCACGACGAACGCGATTTTGAGTTCGCCACCAAATACAATCTGCCGAAAAAACAAGTCATTGCCGTCGGCGACAACGCATTCGACGCAAACCAATGGCAAGAATGGTACGGCGACAAAGAAAACGGAATATTGGTCAACAGCGGCGACTTGGACGGCATGAATTTTCAGACGGCCTTCGACGCCATCGCCGCCAAGCTGCAAAGCCAAGACGCAGGCGAACCGAAAACCCAATACCGCCTGCGCGACTGGGGTATTTCGCGCCAACGCTACTGGGGCTGCCCTATTCCTATCATCCATTGCGAAAAATGCGGCGATGTTCCCGTCCCTGCCGACCAACTGCCCGTCGTCCTGCCTGAAAACGTCGTACCCGACGGCATGGGTTCGCCGCTGGCAAAAATGCCAAAGTTTTACGAAACCACCTGCCCATGCTGCGGCGGCGCGGCAAAACGCGAAACCGACACCATGGACACCTTCATGGAATCAAGCTGGTATTTCTTCCGCTACATGTCGCCCAAGTTCGCAGAAGGCATGGTATCGGCAGAAGCCACGAAATACTGGGGCGCGGTCGACCAATACATCGGCGGCATCGAACACGCGATTTTGCACCTCTTGTACGCGCGCTTCTTCACCAAACTGATGCGCGACGAAGGTTTGGTCAGCGTGGACGAACCGTTCGAACGCCTGCTCACGCAAGGCATGGTCGTCTGCGAAACTTACTACCGAGAAAATGACAAAGGCGGCAAAGACTGGATCAACCCTGCCGATGTCGAGCTGACCTTCGACGACAAAGGCCGCCCTGTTTCCGCCGTTCTGAAAGCAGACGGACTGCCAGTCGTCATCAGCGGCACGGAAAAAATGTCCAAGTCCAAAAACAACGGCGTCGATCCGCAAGAACTGATTAACGCCTACGGCGCGGACACCGCCCGCCTGTTCATGATGTTTGCCGCACCGCCCGAACAGTCCCTCGAATGGAGCGACAGCGGCGTCGAAGGCGCACACCGCTTCCTGCGTCGTCTGTGGCGTACCGTTTACGAATACCTGAAACAAGGCGAAGCGGTCAAAGCGTTCGCAGGCAGCCAAGACGGTTTGTCTAAAGAACTCAAAGACCTGCGCCACAAACTGCATTCCACCATCACCAAAGTCAGCGACGACTACGGCCGCCGCCAGCAGTTCAACACCGCCATCGCCGCCGTGATGGAACTGCTCAACCAATACGACAAAACCGACACCGGCGGCGAACAAGGCCGCGCCGTCGCCCAAGAAGTATTGGAAACCGCCGTACGCCTTTTGTGGCCCATCGTGCCGCACATCTGCGAAACCCTGTGGAGCGAATTGAATAGCGCGAAACTGTGGGAAGCAGGCTGGCCGACAGTCGATGAAGCCGCCTTGGTTAAATCCGAAATCGAAGTGATGGTTCAAGTCAACGGCAAACTGCGCGGCAAAATCACCGTCGCCGCCGACGCATCCAAAGCCGACCTCGAAGCCGCCGCCCTTGCCAACGAAGGCGCAGTGAAATTCATGGAAGGCAAGCCTGCCAAGAAAATCATCGTCGTTCCGGGCAGACTGGTGAACATCGTGGTGTAA
- the dnaJ gene encoding molecular chaperone DnaJ: MSNKDYYETLGVARSASDDEIKKAYRKLAMKYHPDRNPDNKEAEEKFKEVQKAYDTLSDKEKRTMYDQYGHAAFEQGAGAGGFGGFGGFGGQGGFGGAQGFDFSDIFSQMFGGGGSAGGRQPDYSGADLQVGIEISLEEAAKGVKKRINIPTYEECDVCHGSGAKPGTSASTCSTCHGSGTVHVRQAIFQMQQTCPTCHGTGKEIKDPCVKCRGEGRTKTSKTVEVNIPAGIDDGQRIRLSGEGEPGQHGAPAGDLYVNVRVRQHKIFERNGLDLHCELPISFAIAALGGEVEVPTLDGKVKLHIPKETQTGRRMRVKGKGIKSLRSSSTGDLYCHILVETPVNLTDRQKELLEEFEKISSGLNLSQTPRKKSFWEKVGEKVGDLFSDN; the protein is encoded by the coding sequence ATGAGCAATAAAGATTATTACGAAACCCTTGGTGTTGCCCGCAGCGCTAGCGACGATGAAATCAAAAAAGCCTACCGCAAGCTGGCAATGAAATACCATCCCGACCGCAACCCTGACAACAAAGAAGCGGAAGAAAAATTTAAAGAAGTCCAAAAAGCTTACGACACCTTGTCTGACAAGGAAAAACGTACCATGTACGACCAATACGGCCATGCTGCGTTCGAACAGGGCGCAGGTGCGGGCGGATTCGGTGGCTTTGGCGGTTTTGGCGGCCAAGGCGGATTCGGTGGTGCGCAAGGCTTCGATTTTTCCGATATTTTCAGCCAAATGTTCGGCGGTGGCGGCAGCGCAGGCGGCCGTCAGCCGGATTACAGCGGTGCGGACTTGCAGGTCGGCATAGAGATTTCGCTTGAAGAAGCCGCCAAAGGCGTGAAAAAACGCATCAACATTCCGACTTACGAAGAATGTGATGTCTGCCACGGCTCAGGTGCCAAACCGGGCACATCCGCATCGACTTGTTCGACCTGTCACGGCTCAGGTACGGTGCACGTCCGCCAAGCCATTTTCCAAATGCAGCAGACTTGTCCGACTTGTCACGGTACAGGCAAAGAAATCAAAGATCCTTGCGTCAAATGCCGTGGCGAAGGCCGCACCAAAACCAGCAAAACGGTTGAAGTCAACATTCCGGCAGGCATCGACGACGGTCAACGTATCCGCTTGAGTGGTGAGGGCGAGCCGGGTCAACACGGCGCACCGGCAGGCGATTTGTACGTCAATGTCCGCGTAAGACAGCACAAAATCTTCGAGCGCAACGGCTTGGACCTGCATTGCGAACTGCCGATCAGCTTTGCCATTGCCGCATTGGGTGGCGAAGTCGAAGTGCCGACTTTGGACGGTAAAGTCAAACTGCACATTCCGAAAGAAACGCAAACCGGCCGCCGCATGCGCGTGAAAGGCAAAGGCATCAAGTCTCTGCGTTCCAGCTCGACCGGCGATTTGTACTGCCACATTTTGGTTGAAACTCCGGTCAACCTGACCGATCGTCAGAAAGAGCTGTTGGAAGAATTTGAAAAAATCTCCTCCGGCCTCAATCTCAGCCAAACCCCGCGCAAAAAATCGTTTTGGGAAAAAGTAGGCGAAAAAGTAGGCGATTTGTTCTCCGATAATTAA
- a CDS encoding MarR family transcriptional regulator, which translates to MNHIARQFAILLSEGLKPLGIAPAQFPILIELWNKDGLSQQELVERADLKQATIANTLARMERDGLITREPNPEDARSRLIMLTEHARTLQSSSTEIAKAINQESLADLSADEQKLFLEMAQKIILKQQKMIKV; encoded by the coding sequence ATGAACCATATTGCCCGCCAATTTGCCATTTTATTGAGCGAAGGCTTAAAACCACTGGGGATTGCGCCTGCACAATTTCCAATTTTGATCGAGCTATGGAATAAAGACGGCTTGAGCCAACAGGAATTAGTTGAGCGTGCCGATTTGAAGCAGGCAACGATTGCCAACACTCTGGCACGGATGGAGCGAGACGGATTGATTACACGGGAGCCTAATCCTGAAGATGCACGCAGCCGTTTGATTATGCTGACAGAACACGCGCGTACTTTACAATCAAGCTCCACCGAAATTGCCAAAGCCATCAACCAAGAATCCTTGGCGGATCTGTCGGCAGACGAGCAGAAACTGTTTTTGGAAATGGCACAGAAAATTATATTGAAGCAACAAAAGATGATAAAAGTCTGA
- a CDS encoding cytochrome b/b6 domain-containing protein: MKPDTPQRYGITTRFLHWTMAACYLFMFATAIAWNMDESLKFLTNPHKAVGFLLLILSAWRVMRAIRQSSNRPVGSMAAKFGHWAMYLLMLAVPVTGVMRQITQEGQIHGALAFSLLFLSLGHIGMVVYHYIKGESVMPRMFGRA; the protein is encoded by the coding sequence ATGAAACCTGATACTCCGCAACGTTACGGCATTACAACCCGCTTTCTGCATTGGACTATGGCGGCCTGCTATCTGTTTATGTTTGCAACCGCCATTGCTTGGAATATGGATGAAAGTCTGAAGTTTTTGACTAATCCTCATAAGGCGGTTGGCTTTCTTCTGCTGATATTGTCTGCTTGGCGTGTGATGCGGGCAATCCGCCAGTCCAGCAATCGACCGGTTGGCAGTATGGCTGCCAAATTTGGACATTGGGCAATGTATCTCCTGATGCTTGCCGTTCCAGTCACAGGTGTTATGAGACAAATTACTCAGGAAGGACAGATTCACGGAGCACTGGCATTTTCGTTGCTGTTCTTGTCTCTGGGACATATCGGTATGGTCGTTTACCACTACATCAAAGGCGAATCCGTAATGCCCCGAATGTTCGGAAGAGCTTAA
- a CDS encoding antibiotic biosynthesis monooxygenase family protein — MNIRKKTALIAAAATAFVAVGCTANAKQWQEKCEAFQNSVVLINTFEVPQGKEAEALASWQKARDFLKTQPGYIATRLHQNIDPNGKYHLVNVARWRNMEDFKAATAKMRQALPDNMPEGVTASPGLFKVIENDMPHGFGGYNGKGFGRKFEVCGK, encoded by the coding sequence ATGAATATCCGTAAAAAAACAGCTCTGATTGCCGCTGCCGCCACTGCCTTTGTCGCTGTCGGTTGTACTGCAAATGCCAAACAGTGGCAGGAAAAATGTGAAGCCTTTCAAAACAGTGTTGTCCTCATTAATACTTTTGAAGTGCCGCAGGGTAAAGAAGCCGAAGCTTTGGCTTCTTGGCAAAAAGCGCGTGATTTTTTGAAAACCCAGCCGGGCTATATAGCTACGCGCCTGCACCAAAATATAGATCCAAACGGTAAATATCATTTGGTCAACGTAGCCCGTTGGCGCAATATGGAAGATTTTAAAGCCGCTACTGCCAAGATGCGTCAGGCCCTGCCGGATAATATGCCTGAAGGGGTTACAGCCAGCCCGGGTTTGTTTAAAGTGATTGAAAACGATATGCCGCATGGTTTTGGCGGATATAATGGCAAAGGATTCGGCCGTAAATTTGAAGTATGCGGCAAGTAA